The Candidatus Koribacter versatilis Ellin345 genome has a segment encoding these proteins:
- a CDS encoding site-specific recombinase: MSSSPPIPSTDANDIIAQVELYFAHDPAVDGVRLGKRLSEFFLAPTLAARLDAFVTIKEWLDAPHSDASRQARVLSLLELMDARPAIRAQFQFGIRDILNGIDTVELFAEAGLHPRQSFWSEFFRRSLEKVFPLAGDASDFSKFISRLYPNANSIGRLLAWPDEEFQHIARLLAPINDSDAWQKQRNELIQAFRLLTVHVAGLGLSPGLRARSRPGDIEASPFYRLQQTANAVVLAKGDPNALLLWRNQVQFCRDELEYIHQRMEDAGVSTALVFDMRNIERALVRMEHIADVLFVAEPHQQIEAVKRLLDDVMSARRSDLSISGLFRENSALLARKIVERTGKTGEHYIANTLREYKQLWIASIGGGALTVFTAAIKLRLHAAHFPPFVEGITAGTNYAVSFLLLQQFHLALATKQPSVTAATFAGIVRTTRGEARKQRIADFVSRITRSQLASAFGNLIAVCIGCIIFERIWYRLHASPFLTVSSAEEVYKTLNPVASGTAVFAIITGLILWISALAGGWIENFATFNQIPSAIAHHSLGRFFGRERMTRFANYVEVNLSGWASSIVLGYLLGFTPALGRFLGVPLDVRHVTLSAGTLALAAASFGRDWLYRGWFLYTLYGITVTFILNLTVSFFTAASVALNAYGVSKKERRKLWRFSLRSFFRSPRNFLFPPSSSSESAPPGGNPTSGPKTKAAGAPDDHIA; this comes from the coding sequence ATGTCCTCCAGCCCGCCCATTCCCTCGACAGACGCAAACGACATCATCGCCCAGGTCGAGCTTTATTTCGCTCACGACCCCGCCGTCGACGGCGTCAGACTCGGCAAGCGGCTCTCTGAGTTTTTCCTCGCCCCTACCCTCGCTGCTCGCCTCGATGCCTTCGTCACCATCAAAGAATGGCTCGACGCACCACATTCAGATGCATCTCGCCAAGCACGGGTCCTCTCTTTGTTGGAACTCATGGACGCCCGGCCGGCGATCCGCGCCCAATTTCAGTTCGGCATCCGCGACATCCTCAATGGTATAGACACGGTCGAGCTCTTCGCCGAAGCCGGCCTTCACCCGCGGCAGAGTTTCTGGTCCGAGTTCTTTCGCCGTTCGCTCGAAAAGGTTTTCCCTCTCGCCGGAGATGCGAGCGATTTCTCGAAATTCATCTCGCGTCTCTATCCCAACGCCAACAGCATCGGGCGCCTGCTCGCGTGGCCGGACGAAGAGTTTCAACACATCGCTCGTCTGCTTGCCCCGATTAACGACTCCGACGCCTGGCAGAAGCAGCGCAACGAACTGATCCAGGCATTTCGTTTGCTCACCGTGCATGTCGCGGGCCTGGGACTTTCGCCCGGACTTCGCGCCCGCAGCCGCCCTGGCGACATCGAAGCCTCTCCCTTCTACCGTCTCCAGCAGACCGCCAACGCCGTCGTACTTGCCAAGGGCGATCCCAACGCGCTGCTCTTGTGGCGCAACCAGGTGCAGTTCTGCCGCGACGAACTCGAATACATCCACCAGCGCATGGAAGACGCCGGCGTGAGCACGGCGCTCGTCTTCGACATGCGCAACATCGAACGCGCTCTGGTTCGGATGGAACACATTGCTGACGTCCTCTTCGTCGCCGAACCACATCAGCAGATCGAAGCCGTCAAGCGCCTCCTCGACGACGTAATGAGCGCCCGCCGTAGCGACCTCAGCATCAGTGGTCTCTTCCGCGAAAACTCTGCCCTGCTCGCGCGCAAGATCGTCGAACGTACCGGCAAGACCGGCGAACACTACATCGCGAATACTCTCCGCGAATACAAACAGCTCTGGATCGCATCCATCGGCGGTGGCGCGCTCACGGTGTTTACAGCGGCCATTAAGCTGCGCCTTCACGCCGCACACTTTCCGCCTTTTGTGGAAGGCATCACCGCCGGCACCAACTACGCTGTGAGCTTCCTGTTGCTCCAACAATTTCATCTCGCACTCGCCACCAAACAGCCATCCGTCACCGCCGCCACCTTTGCCGGCATCGTGCGCACCACCCGCGGCGAAGCCCGCAAGCAGCGCATCGCCGACTTCGTAAGCCGGATCACGCGCAGCCAGCTAGCTTCAGCCTTTGGCAACCTCATCGCTGTTTGCATCGGCTGCATCATCTTCGAAAGGATCTGGTATCGCCTTCACGCGAGTCCATTTCTCACGGTCTCAAGCGCCGAAGAGGTTTACAAGACGCTGAATCCCGTCGCCTCCGGCACCGCGGTCTTCGCGATCATCACCGGACTCATCCTCTGGATCTCCGCGCTCGCGGGCGGTTGGATCGAAAACTTCGCCACCTTCAACCAGATTCCCAGCGCCATCGCGCATCATTCCCTCGGCCGATTCTTCGGTCGCGAGCGCATGACTCGCTTCGCCAATTATGTTGAAGTCAATCTCTCCGGATGGGCGTCGAGCATCGTCCTCGGCTACCTCCTCGGCTTCACGCCCGCGCTCGGCCGCTTCCTTGGCGTCCCGCTCGACGTCCGCCACGTAACCCTCTCGGCCGGTACTCTCGCGCTCGCTGCCGCCAGCTTCGGACGCGACTGGCTCTACCGTGGCTGGTTCCTTTACACCCTTTACGGAATCACCGTCACATTCATACTGAACCTTACGGTGAGTTTCTTTACCGCCGCTTCCGTCGCACTGAACGCCTACGGTGTCTCGAAGAAAGAGCGCCGCAAACTCTGGCGCTTCAGCTTGAGATCGTTCTTCCGCTCGCCGAGGAACTTCCTCTTCCCACCCTCCAGTTCCTCCGAATCCGCGCCACCAGGAGGCAACCCCACCTCCGGACCAAAAACAAAAGCCGCTGGCGCTCCCGACGACCACATCGCCTAG
- the lon gene encoding endopeptidase La, translated as MANEAHNIEHTDPEFRDDSADARTLPLLPVRDTVLFPHAVLPLTVGRESSVQLINSLGEDKTIVVVAQREARVDSPQPSDLFAIGSLAVVHKVVKMPNQSLFVFAEGLERVRVTEYVQLNPYMRATVETVPEAFPPKSAEIEALQRNVLTLFQQIVTGSPTLSDELSTVAMNIEEPGRLVDFVASSLPSLSTKDKQEILETADVQIRLDKINQHLAKELEVQQLRNKIQSEVQDRVQQTQREYYLREQLKAIQKELGEQDDSTRDADELREKVEAAGMPDDVKKEALKELGRLARMSPMAADYSVTRNYIEWLAVLPWQKSSGAGEIDIPKAKDILDEDHYDLQKVKDRILDYLSVRRLKPNMKGPILCFSGPPGVGKTSLGKSIARALGRKFVRISLGGVHDEAEIRGHRRTYIGALPGQIMQGIRRAETNDPVFMLDEIDKVGRDFRGDPSAALLEALDPEQNNSFRDNYLDVPFDLSKVLFITTANQLDPIPEPLRDRMEIIDLQGYSEEEKVHIAFRYLIPRQEEENGITKDMIEFSEEAVRRIIRHYTREAGVRNLERNIGTVCRKLARRIAEGKTEKLAVTPQTITEMLGGEKVRVDTEIAERTKRAGVVVGLAWTPAGGDILFVEATTMKGKGGFTMTGQLGDVMRESMQAALSWVKSNAGKLGIDEEFFEKHDIHIHVPAGAIPKDGPSAGVTMVTALVSLLTDKPLRPLTAMTGEITLSGNVLPIGGVKEKTLAAKRAGVKTIILPSENKMNMDEDLTPEQLQGIEVHYVKTIDEVLEIALPSNKAEEKQDARTRAEVLNEVPAV; from the coding sequence ATGGCGAACGAAGCTCACAATATTGAGCATACTGACCCGGAGTTTCGAGACGATTCCGCAGATGCCCGTACCCTGCCTCTGCTGCCCGTTCGCGACACCGTACTATTTCCCCATGCCGTGCTCCCGCTGACTGTTGGTCGCGAGAGTTCGGTCCAATTGATTAATTCCCTCGGTGAAGACAAGACGATTGTGGTGGTGGCGCAGCGTGAAGCGCGCGTGGATTCACCGCAGCCAAGCGACCTGTTTGCCATCGGCTCGCTGGCCGTGGTGCACAAGGTCGTAAAGATGCCGAACCAGAGCCTTTTCGTATTTGCGGAAGGCCTGGAGCGTGTGCGCGTCACTGAGTATGTGCAGCTCAATCCTTATATGCGGGCGACGGTGGAGACCGTTCCCGAGGCGTTTCCGCCGAAGAGTGCCGAGATTGAAGCATTGCAGCGCAATGTGCTGACGCTGTTCCAGCAAATTGTGACCGGATCGCCGACGTTGAGCGATGAGCTTTCGACCGTCGCGATGAACATTGAAGAGCCGGGACGATTGGTGGACTTCGTGGCATCGTCGTTGCCATCACTCTCCACCAAGGACAAGCAGGAGATTCTCGAGACTGCGGACGTTCAGATCCGGCTCGACAAGATCAATCAGCACCTGGCGAAAGAACTGGAAGTCCAGCAGCTTCGCAACAAGATCCAGAGCGAAGTGCAGGACCGCGTGCAACAGACGCAGCGTGAGTACTACTTGCGCGAGCAGTTGAAAGCGATTCAGAAGGAACTGGGCGAGCAGGACGACAGCACTCGGGATGCGGATGAACTGCGTGAGAAGGTCGAAGCCGCCGGCATGCCGGACGATGTGAAGAAGGAAGCGCTGAAGGAACTCGGCCGGTTGGCGCGGATGTCGCCGATGGCAGCGGATTATTCTGTGACGCGCAACTACATCGAGTGGCTGGCAGTGCTGCCTTGGCAAAAGTCGAGCGGCGCCGGAGAGATTGATATCCCGAAGGCGAAGGACATTCTCGACGAAGATCACTACGACCTACAGAAAGTGAAAGACCGCATTCTCGACTACCTTTCGGTACGGCGGTTGAAGCCGAACATGAAGGGGCCGATCCTGTGCTTCAGCGGGCCTCCGGGCGTGGGTAAAACTTCGCTGGGCAAGTCGATTGCGCGTGCGCTGGGACGCAAGTTCGTACGCATCTCGCTAGGCGGCGTGCACGACGAGGCGGAAATCCGCGGACATCGGCGGACGTATATCGGCGCGTTGCCGGGACAGATCATGCAGGGCATTCGTCGTGCCGAGACGAACGACCCGGTATTCATGCTCGACGAAATTGATAAGGTCGGGCGCGACTTCCGCGGCGATCCGTCGGCGGCATTGCTCGAGGCGCTCGATCCGGAGCAGAACAATTCGTTCCGCGACAACTACCTCGATGTGCCGTTCGATCTGAGCAAGGTACTGTTCATTACCACGGCGAACCAACTCGATCCGATTCCCGAACCGCTCCGCGACCGCATGGAGATCATCGACCTCCAGGGGTACAGCGAAGAAGAGAAAGTCCATATCGCGTTCCGTTACCTGATTCCGCGACAGGAAGAAGAGAACGGAATTACGAAGGACATGATCGAATTCAGCGAAGAGGCGGTGCGCCGGATCATCCGCCACTACACGCGAGAAGCGGGCGTTCGTAACCTGGAACGGAACATCGGAACGGTGTGCCGGAAGCTGGCCCGACGGATTGCGGAAGGGAAGACTGAGAAACTGGCGGTCACTCCACAGACGATCACCGAGATGCTGGGCGGCGAGAAGGTCCGCGTGGACACCGAAATCGCAGAGCGCACGAAGCGCGCGGGAGTTGTGGTTGGACTGGCGTGGACGCCGGCCGGCGGCGACATCCTGTTCGTGGAAGCGACGACGATGAAGGGCAAAGGCGGATTTACGATGACCGGCCAGTTGGGCGATGTGATGCGTGAATCCATGCAGGCAGCGTTGAGCTGGGTGAAGTCGAACGCGGGGAAACTCGGGATTGATGAAGAGTTCTTCGAGAAGCACGATATCCATATTCACGTGCCGGCAGGCGCCATTCCGAAAGATGGACCGTCGGCGGGCGTGACGATGGTGACGGCGTTGGTATCTCTGCTGACGGACAAGCCGTTGCGTCCGTTGACGGCGATGACCGGCGAGATCACGCTGAGTGGCAATGTCCTGCCGATCGGCGGTGTGAAAGAAAAGACGCTCGCCGCGAAACGCGCAGGCGTGAAGACGATCATCCTGCCATCGGAAAACAAGATGAACATGGATGAAGACCTGACGCCGGAACAACTGCAGGGAATCGAAGTGCACTACGTCAAGACGATTGATGAGGTGCTGGAGATCGCGCTGCCGTCAAACAAGGCGGAAGAGAAGCAGGATGCACGGACGCGGGCCGAAGTTTTGAACGAAGTGCCTGCGGTGTAA
- a CDS encoding substrate-binding domain-containing protein, with amino-acid sequence MSKLWFVVSLPTLENDYQQHQANQAERTAARLGLRVTVIEAKNDSITQSLELLRFIQAKAERPNAIIVEPAGGTAFPQVAKAAVGNGIGWVVLNRAADYIPELRRGSNIPIFHLGPDHVEIGRMQGMQLGALLPRGGSVLYIEGPATSSSARKRYEGLLETMPPTVQLFRMRAHWTEDSSYKLVSRWLKLATSRDAGIQVVAAQDDSMAIGARKACEELFDEEARAAWLGLPFLGCDGVEETGQAWVREGKLRATVISPASTTLAIQMLLASLRDGVVQPEHSQTRPSSFPAAESLKPV; translated from the coding sequence ATGAGCAAATTATGGTTCGTCGTCTCCTTACCCACGCTCGAGAACGACTACCAACAACACCAGGCGAACCAGGCGGAGCGGACTGCCGCGAGACTTGGGCTTCGCGTGACGGTGATCGAGGCGAAGAACGACTCTATTACGCAGAGCCTGGAATTGCTGCGGTTCATCCAAGCGAAGGCGGAACGCCCGAATGCGATCATAGTTGAGCCGGCAGGAGGCACGGCCTTTCCGCAAGTGGCGAAGGCGGCCGTAGGCAACGGCATCGGTTGGGTGGTGCTCAATCGCGCAGCCGATTATATTCCGGAGCTCCGGAGGGGTTCGAATATACCGATATTTCATCTGGGGCCCGACCACGTGGAGATCGGACGGATGCAAGGAATGCAATTGGGTGCATTGCTTCCGAGGGGCGGGTCGGTACTGTACATCGAGGGACCGGCAACGAGTTCGTCGGCGCGGAAGCGGTACGAGGGCTTGCTGGAGACGATGCCACCCACCGTGCAACTGTTCCGAATGCGGGCGCACTGGACGGAAGACAGCTCCTACAAACTCGTATCGCGATGGTTAAAGCTTGCGACGTCGCGCGATGCCGGCATCCAGGTGGTGGCTGCGCAAGACGATTCCATGGCGATTGGGGCGAGGAAAGCTTGCGAAGAGCTGTTCGATGAAGAGGCGAGAGCGGCGTGGCTTGGGCTGCCGTTTCTCGGGTGCGATGGCGTTGAGGAGACCGGACAGGCGTGGGTGCGCGAAGGAAAGCTGCGGGCGACGGTGATCTCGCCGGCGAGCACGACCCTGGCCATCCAGATGTTACTGGCGTCGTTGCGGGATGGAGTGGTGCAGCCGGAACATTCGCAGACGAGGCCCTCGTCGTTTCCAGCGGCAGAGAGTTTGAAGCCGGTGTAA